One Salarias fasciatus chromosome 22, fSalaFa1.1, whole genome shotgun sequence DNA segment encodes these proteins:
- the LOC115409706 gene encoding replication protein A 32 kDa subunit-like isoform X1 — protein sequence MSAGSEYRSPISPQSSSSSSLWILPCTVSQLLSAATVNQDSFALYEQELYQVSVVGLVRGFAPFVTNVQYSVDDMTGPPLVVKQWVNTEEPLKTLQCQGKYVKVIGSLRNFNGQRSMLAMDVRLITDLNEITSHMMEVVRAHMQLSRKTLDVNMNVLAAAGTRGAGPPEPGFLRGLSAVQEQVLEAIRRRSYWDQGLGLDELRAELSYLRIADIRTSLAFLLNEGHVFSTIDEHHFKAAEY from the exons ATGAGTGCAGGAAGTGAATATCGATCTCCGATCTcaccacagagcagcagcagcagcagtctgtggATTCTACCCTGCACGGTGTCGCAGCTGCTGTCTGCCGCAACAGTCAACCAAGACTCGTTTGCCCTCTATGAGCAGGAACTCTACCAG GTTTCTGTTGTGGGCTTGGTCCGGGGATTCGCCCCGTTCGTGACCAACGTCCAGTACTCTGTGGACGACATGACCGGCCCGCCTCTGGTGGTCAAGCAGTGGGTGAACACGGAG GAACCTCTGAAGACGCTCCAGTGTCAGGGAAAGTACGTGAAGGTCATCGGAAGCCTGCGCAACTTCAAC ggtcaaaggtcaatgcTGGCCATGGATGTGCGTCTGATCACCGACCTGAACGAGATCACCTCCCACATGATGGAGGTGGTGCGAGCTCACATGCAGCTTTCCAGAAAG ACGTTGGACGTAAACATGAACGTCCTGGCCGCCGCGGGGACGCGTGGCGCTGGACCTCCTGAACCCGGCTTCCTGCGCGGTTTGTCCGCAGTCCAGGAGCAG GTGCTGGAGGCCATCAGGAGACGCTCGTACTGGGATCAGGGCCTCGGTTTAGACGAGCTGAGGGCGGAGCTCAGCTACCTGAGGATCGCTGACATCAG GACGTCTCTGGCCTTTCTCCTGAACGAAGGCCACGTCTTCTCCACCATCGACGAGCATCATTTCAAGGCCGCAGAGTATTAG
- the LOC115409706 gene encoding replication protein A 32 kDa subunit-like isoform X2, whose protein sequence is MTGPPLVVKQWVNTEEPLKTLQCQGKYVKVIGSLRNFNGQRSMLAMDVRLITDLNEITSHMMEVVRAHMQLSRKTLDVNMNVLAAAGTRGAGPPEPGFLRGLSAVQEQVLEAIRRRSYWDQGLGLDELRAELSYLRIADIRTSLAFLLNEGHVFSTIDEHHFKAAEY, encoded by the exons ATGACCGGCCCGCCTCTGGTGGTCAAGCAGTGGGTGAACACGGAG GAACCTCTGAAGACGCTCCAGTGTCAGGGAAAGTACGTGAAGGTCATCGGAAGCCTGCGCAACTTCAAC ggtcaaaggtcaatgcTGGCCATGGATGTGCGTCTGATCACCGACCTGAACGAGATCACCTCCCACATGATGGAGGTGGTGCGAGCTCACATGCAGCTTTCCAGAAAG ACGTTGGACGTAAACATGAACGTCCTGGCCGCCGCGGGGACGCGTGGCGCTGGACCTCCTGAACCCGGCTTCCTGCGCGGTTTGTCCGCAGTCCAGGAGCAG GTGCTGGAGGCCATCAGGAGACGCTCGTACTGGGATCAGGGCCTCGGTTTAGACGAGCTGAGGGCGGAGCTCAGCTACCTGAGGATCGCTGACATCAG GACGTCTCTGGCCTTTCTCCTGAACGAAGGCCACGTCTTCTCCACCATCGACGAGCATCATTTCAAGGCCGCAGAGTATTAG